A window of the Sphaerobacter thermophilus DSM 20745 genome harbors these coding sequences:
- a CDS encoding helix-turn-helix domain-containing protein: MSKSSLGWTASEWEPIDEVSRRPEQLLIYEFLETITQFRSLEETLQSLAVAICTRLGFHSCAILLERPDDDLLVIEGASGLGANYVEAVNRKRPIHIADPRLSEAPSSEAFRTGRPVVVQDTETDERFRRWRVLARKEGIRSLLSVPLRSRNRVIGTLNGYHREPHRYRLSEIRALHTVAMQAGIAIEIARLVDAREHTIQRLAELTRKLDEHRALLEQAAEIHDALTQVVLTQRGIPAIARTLAHVVDCPVVVYDQFFQVLTAVTPSGEPIDDPPPLTAEMVHRRGLRPNQPDARAPFELPARTDGDPQPARAVAPIVAGRDLLGYVTITLPSLPAPPLALRAVGHAATVLALEIMKERLEHEVELRMQRGFAAELLTGRFDDVKLVQDRARYLGYRLQEPYQVLVFDIDRPGEAIVGSERPEAAIDVLRQRFAALLQTVATSRTPHALVGGRDDHLVMVLMGVDGPPGELAAQTIGAVRELIAARVQGLSVSVGVGRVVPQIDQVPTSYREAERALLIARRFGGHDRTVYYDDLGVARLLYQVEDTEELIAFAQQRLGPVLRYDERHGGILLTALEAYFANGQSVPYAAKHLRIHPNTLRYRLRRVESLLNVSLNQVDVLLDLRLACLILRLIDRHQDTPGPV, encoded by the coding sequence GTGTCGAAGAGCAGTTTAGGCTGGACAGCATCGGAGTGGGAGCCCATTGACGAGGTGTCCAGACGGCCTGAACAGCTGCTGATCTACGAGTTTCTCGAAACGATCACACAGTTTCGCTCGCTTGAGGAGACGCTTCAGTCTCTCGCCGTCGCGATTTGTACCCGACTGGGGTTCCACTCCTGTGCGATCCTGCTCGAGCGACCAGACGACGACTTGCTGGTAATCGAGGGTGCATCAGGACTCGGTGCAAACTACGTCGAGGCGGTCAACCGGAAACGCCCAATCCACATTGCCGACCCCCGTCTGAGCGAGGCGCCTTCCAGTGAGGCATTCCGTACGGGACGACCTGTCGTCGTACAAGACACTGAAACCGACGAGCGGTTCCGCCGATGGCGGGTGTTGGCGCGGAAGGAAGGCATTCGCTCGCTCCTATCAGTGCCATTACGGTCTCGGAATCGCGTCATCGGCACGCTCAACGGGTACCATCGTGAGCCGCACCGGTACCGACTAAGTGAGATCCGCGCGCTGCACACCGTCGCGATGCAAGCCGGCATCGCAATCGAGATTGCGCGGCTCGTCGATGCTCGGGAGCACACGATCCAGCGCCTCGCGGAGCTCACACGGAAACTGGACGAGCACCGTGCCCTGCTAGAGCAGGCTGCCGAGATCCACGACGCACTGACCCAAGTCGTTCTGACACAACGCGGCATCCCTGCCATCGCCCGGACGCTGGCTCACGTGGTCGACTGCCCGGTAGTTGTGTATGACCAGTTCTTCCAAGTACTGACCGCGGTGACCCCATCCGGGGAGCCAATCGATGATCCGCCGCCCCTCACCGCAGAGATGGTGCACCGGCGGGGACTGCGGCCGAACCAGCCCGATGCTCGGGCACCATTCGAACTCCCAGCCAGGACCGACGGGGATCCGCAGCCGGCACGTGCCGTGGCCCCCATCGTGGCCGGCCGGGACTTACTCGGTTATGTCACGATCACATTGCCATCCCTTCCCGCGCCACCCCTTGCCCTGCGCGCAGTCGGTCACGCCGCGACTGTGCTCGCGCTGGAGATCATGAAGGAGCGCTTGGAGCACGAAGTGGAGCTCCGCATGCAGCGTGGCTTTGCAGCCGAGCTCCTGACCGGCCGCTTCGACGACGTGAAACTCGTTCAGGATCGAGCCCGGTACCTTGGCTACCGCCTGCAGGAGCCGTATCAAGTGCTCGTCTTCGACATCGATCGCCCTGGCGAGGCCATCGTCGGATCCGAACGACCGGAGGCTGCCATCGATGTTCTCCGCCAGCGCTTCGCCGCGCTGCTCCAGACAGTGGCAACAAGTCGCACACCGCACGCGCTAGTCGGGGGTCGTGACGACCACCTCGTCATGGTCCTGATGGGAGTCGATGGGCCACCAGGAGAGCTGGCCGCGCAAACGATCGGCGCCGTCCGGGAGCTGATTGCCGCCCGGGTGCAGGGGTTGAGTGTCTCAGTTGGCGTCGGCCGGGTTGTTCCGCAGATCGATCAAGTGCCTACATCCTACCGTGAAGCGGAGCGGGCACTGCTGATCGCGCGCCGCTTCGGCGGCCACGATCGGACTGTTTATTACGATGACCTCGGCGTAGCGCGCCTGCTCTACCAAGTGGAAGATACGGAAGAGTTGATCGCGTTCGCCCAGCAGCGGCTGGGCCCCGTGCTACGCTATGACGAGCGGCATGGTGGGATCTTACTCACCGCGCTCGAGGCCTACTTTGCCAACGGCCAGTCAGTCCCGTACGCCGCCAAGCACCTTCGGATTCACCCGAATACGCTGCGCTACCGCCTGCGGCGCGTCGAATCCTTACTCAATGTATCGCTGAACCAGGTTGACGTCCTTCTCGATCTTCGCCTCGCCTGCCTCATCCTCCGATTGATTGACAGGCATCAAGATACCCCCGGACCTGTCTAG
- a CDS encoding WD40/YVTN/BNR-like repeat-containing protein, whose translation MTKRRYHFAALLIIGLWLLSACGGGSETATTPPDRGTAETPTVTVSPTEPPAEPATPEPTPADSDPTATPETIPDATTVSPLTIDGERVVEIAVPAPGLDIVYAVAGNALYRRDGDEEWTKVSEGATEAHILADPTHPDIIYRGDHSPCARGGDPVPFERSTDGGATWETIPTAENIRPLVIDPLNTSRLYGESCQLAISVDGGETWELSSPVAGFDVTSLGLIATQLYGIFTSEGGTSRVVALDVSTPTSPVTGPALLEFWGGGVLLASVDKVIVGEPHGIHISTDNGETWEFSRAGLEEVTLSVNALTQPIPEEEQGRGFGIFALAVDPRQPERIFAGTIRGLYRSDDNGVTWQRVPEVDEVKVRTLAFARGGTLLYATTDEGALVLTNP comes from the coding sequence ATGACCAAGAGACGCTACCACTTCGCGGCGCTTCTCATCATCGGCCTCTGGCTGCTGAGCGCCTGCGGCGGGGGCTCGGAAACGGCCACGACCCCGCCTGACCGCGGGACGGCAGAGACCCCCACGGTTACCGTCAGCCCCACTGAGCCACCGGCCGAACCGGCAACGCCGGAGCCGACCCCGGCCGACTCCGACCCCACGGCCACGCCGGAGACCATTCCCGACGCCACCACCGTCAGCCCCCTGACCATCGACGGGGAGCGGGTGGTCGAGATCGCCGTTCCCGCACCGGGGCTGGACATCGTCTACGCCGTGGCCGGGAACGCGCTCTACCGCCGCGACGGCGACGAGGAGTGGACAAAGGTGTCCGAGGGCGCCACCGAGGCGCACATCCTCGCCGACCCAACGCACCCCGATATCATCTACCGCGGCGACCACTCGCCGTGCGCGCGCGGCGGCGACCCGGTTCCCTTCGAGCGGAGCACCGACGGCGGGGCGACCTGGGAGACCATCCCCACCGCGGAGAACATCCGACCGCTCGTCATCGATCCGCTCAACACCAGCCGCCTCTACGGAGAGTCGTGCCAGCTCGCGATCAGCGTCGACGGTGGGGAGACATGGGAGCTGTCGAGCCCGGTCGCCGGGTTCGACGTGACGAGCCTGGGCCTTATCGCCACCCAGCTCTACGGCATCTTCACCTCCGAAGGGGGCACCAGCCGCGTCGTCGCCCTCGACGTCTCGACCCCGACCAGCCCCGTGACCGGCCCGGCGCTGCTCGAGTTCTGGGGTGGCGGGGTGCTCCTCGCCTCGGTCGACAAGGTCATCGTCGGCGAGCCCCACGGCATCCACATCAGCACCGACAACGGCGAGACCTGGGAATTCAGCCGCGCTGGGCTCGAGGAGGTAACGCTCTCGGTCAACGCGCTGACACAGCCGATCCCCGAGGAGGAGCAGGGCCGCGGCTTCGGGATCTTCGCGCTGGCGGTGGACCCGCGCCAGCCGGAGCGGATCTTCGCCGGTACGATCCGAGGGCTCTACCGGAGCGATGACAACGGGGTGACCTGGCAGCGCGTGCCCGAGGTAGACGAGGTGAAGGTCCGCACCCTCGCCTTCGCCCGCGGTGGTACGCTCCTCTACGCCACCACCGACGAGGGCGCCCTCGTGCTCACCAACCCGTAG
- a CDS encoding FAD binding domain-containing protein, translating into MKPPVFDYFAPTTVDETHRVLAEHQADGKILAGGQSLVPVLNMRLAYPAVLIDINRVSELDHITLDNGRLTIGALTRQQTLLESDVVAEHFPLLAEATRYIGHRTIRNRGTVGGSLAHADPAAELPAVMLALNAELTLSSTRGQRQVPAQDFFVDYMTTALNPDELLQAVQIPAPAPRSGWSFKEVSRRHGDFALVATAALVTLDEAGTCTDARLVLTGVGPTPVTVDLSTTLIGAVPTADAVAAAADAAREAVDPPSDVHATSDYRRHLARVLSRRALTTAIERAGGRV; encoded by the coding sequence ATGAAGCCACCGGTCTTCGACTATTTTGCCCCAACGACCGTGGACGAAACGCATCGGGTCTTGGCCGAGCACCAGGCCGACGGGAAGATCCTGGCCGGCGGGCAAAGCCTCGTGCCCGTCCTGAACATGCGGCTGGCGTACCCCGCGGTGCTCATCGATATCAACCGCGTCAGCGAGCTCGACCACATTACCCTGGACAATGGCCGTCTGACGATCGGCGCACTGACCCGGCAACAGACGCTCCTTGAGAGCGACGTCGTCGCGGAACACTTCCCGCTCCTCGCCGAAGCGACGCGCTACATCGGGCACCGGACAATCCGGAATCGAGGCACGGTCGGAGGCTCCCTGGCGCACGCCGACCCCGCCGCCGAGCTGCCAGCCGTTATGCTGGCGCTGAATGCCGAGTTGACCTTGAGCAGCACACGTGGGCAGCGGCAGGTTCCGGCCCAGGACTTCTTCGTCGACTACATGACGACCGCACTGAACCCCGACGAACTCCTCCAAGCTGTGCAGATCCCTGCGCCAGCCCCGCGCAGCGGCTGGTCCTTCAAAGAAGTGAGCCGGCGACACGGTGACTTTGCTCTCGTCGCTACGGCGGCTCTGGTCACGCTGGATGAAGCGGGCACCTGCACCGATGCACGCCTGGTGTTGACCGGTGTCGGACCGACGCCAGTGACGGTCGATCTGAGCACGACACTGATCGGAGCAGTTCCGACTGCCGACGCAGTCGCGGCGGCCGCTGACGCTGCGCGAGAGGCGGTCGATCCACCGTCTGACGTGCACGCTACATCGGACTACCGGCGACACCTGGCGCGCGTCCTGTCGCGCCGGGCACTGACGACGGCCATCGAGCGAGCAGGAGGACGCGTATGA
- a CDS encoding GNAT family N-acetyltransferase translates to MTTELTIIDLTPEDDERVRQAAEILTDQLSVGYPTFEEALAEVREMLAPERICRAAIDDDGNVLGWIGGIPAYSHAWELHPLVVRGDRQYQGIGTALLRDLEERVRERGALTLWLGTDDETDETTASNIDLYPDVLAHAARLQVRPGRRHPVDFYRRQGFVVVGLLADANGPGRPDIFMAKRLTPVTLPRQ, encoded by the coding sequence ATGACGACGGAACTCACAATCATCGACCTGACGCCCGAGGACGACGAGCGGGTACGGCAGGCAGCAGAGATCCTGACCGATCAGCTCAGCGTGGGCTACCCCACGTTCGAAGAGGCGTTAGCAGAGGTGCGGGAGATGCTCGCGCCGGAACGAATCTGCCGGGCCGCCATCGACGACGACGGCAACGTGCTCGGCTGGATCGGCGGCATCCCCGCCTACTCCCACGCCTGGGAGCTGCACCCCCTGGTGGTGCGGGGTGACCGGCAGTACCAGGGCATCGGTACGGCGCTCTTGCGCGACCTGGAGGAGCGTGTGCGCGAGCGTGGCGCACTCACCCTCTGGCTCGGCACTGACGACGAAACCGACGAGACGACAGCATCGAATATCGACCTCTACCCGGATGTCCTGGCGCACGCCGCGCGCCTCCAGGTCCGTCCCGGACGCCGGCATCCGGTCGACTTCTACCGCCGCCAGGGCTTCGTCGTTGTCGGCCTGCTGGCCGACGCCAACGGCCCCGGCCGCCCGGACATCTTCATGGCCAAGCGCCTGACGCCGGTGACGCTGCCGCGCCAGTAG
- a CDS encoding FAD binding domain-containing protein, with protein sequence MQPHIDSRLPTAYDPERDAGKRIGDDRRCLMATKERTRPRVVVIGGSIGGLNAALWLQDAGCDTVVFERAQAPLEDRGAGIVLHPATIRYLLTHERPDIQQLAAAAHWIRFLDPSGEIAHQEPCRYQFTAYNVLYRTLLRHFDLARYHLGQECTGFEQVGDQVFVSFASGRREHCDLLVCADGINSLGRRTLLSEVQPQYAGYVAWRGTVAEQDLPPDVFAVIHEAITYSVMSDSHILVYPIPDGEGNVEPGYRLMNWLWYRNVPEGEDLDDLLTTRTGERFGTSVPPGFVQERHLRKLRADAQHLPPVFTTLIERTATPFLQVIMDLETPRMAFGRVCLIGDAAFTARPHVAAGSAKAAEDGWTLAEAIRDCGGNIDAALARWEPAQLALGQQVVARAREAGTRLQNNQWDTGTPLPFGLYAVGDNVFGDTLA encoded by the coding sequence GTGCAACCCCACATAGACTCGAGGCTCCCGACTGCCTACGATCCTGAGAGAGATGCCGGCAAGCGCATCGGCGACGACAGGAGGTGCCTGATGGCGACGAAGGAGAGGACGAGGCCGCGCGTGGTCGTGATCGGAGGGTCGATCGGCGGTCTGAACGCGGCGCTCTGGCTACAGGATGCTGGTTGCGATACCGTCGTCTTCGAGCGTGCACAGGCGCCGCTTGAGGATCGCGGCGCCGGCATCGTGTTGCACCCCGCCACCATCCGCTATCTCCTGACACACGAACGGCCCGATATCCAACAGCTCGCCGCGGCTGCCCACTGGATCCGTTTTCTTGATCCCAGCGGGGAGATCGCCCATCAAGAGCCATGCCGCTACCAGTTCACTGCGTATAACGTCCTCTATCGAACACTGCTACGCCACTTCGACCTTGCGCGCTACCATCTCGGGCAGGAGTGCACAGGATTCGAGCAGGTGGGCGATCAGGTATTCGTCTCCTTCGCAAGCGGCCGTCGCGAGCACTGTGACCTCCTCGTCTGTGCCGATGGGATCAACTCGCTGGGACGGCGCACGCTCCTCTCGGAGGTACAGCCCCAGTATGCTGGGTACGTAGCTTGGCGCGGGACGGTAGCGGAGCAGGACCTACCGCCCGACGTCTTCGCCGTCATCCATGAGGCCATCACGTACTCGGTGATGTCCGACAGCCATATCCTGGTCTACCCAATCCCTGATGGCGAGGGGAACGTCGAGCCAGGATACCGGCTCATGAACTGGCTGTGGTACCGCAATGTTCCAGAGGGAGAGGATCTGGACGACCTGTTGACAACGCGGACCGGGGAACGCTTCGGCACATCTGTCCCACCTGGTTTCGTACAAGAGCGCCACCTGCGGAAGCTCCGGGCGGATGCTCAACATCTCCCGCCCGTGTTCACTACCCTGATTGAGCGGACCGCAACCCCGTTCCTGCAGGTAATTATGGACCTTGAAACACCCCGTATGGCCTTCGGCAGGGTGTGCCTGATCGGTGATGCTGCGTTTACCGCCCGCCCGCATGTCGCTGCGGGCTCTGCCAAGGCGGCTGAGGACGGGTGGACGCTCGCTGAGGCAATCCGGGACTGTGGGGGAAACATCGACGCGGCGCTCGCCCGCTGGGAACCGGCCCAGCTCGCTCTCGGTCAGCAGGTCGTCGCTCGAGCGAGGGAGGCGGGCACCCGCTTGCAAAACAATCAGTGGGATACTGGCACACCGCTACCTTTTGGGTTGTACGCCGTCGGTGACAACGTGTTCGGAGACACCCTGGCATAA
- a CDS encoding VOC family protein — protein MAATGLNHVSVMARNLVESARFYEELFGMERIPTPNFGFPVQWLRVGTLQLHLFERPGDAPTYHHVGLTVDDFAAVYRKAKELGILDRTTFGHHLYELPGNNAQMYLRDPAGNLIEVDYPDVSDLPDDVRADMRRLADKHPQSEENLRATLFLR, from the coding sequence ATGGCAGCAACCGGTCTCAACCACGTCAGCGTCATGGCCAGGAATCTTGTGGAGTCGGCCCGCTTTTATGAAGAACTGTTCGGCATGGAACGCATCCCGACTCCGAACTTCGGGTTCCCAGTACAGTGGCTCCGCGTGGGCACGCTCCAACTTCACCTATTCGAGCGCCCCGGGGACGCACCAACCTATCACCACGTGGGGCTGACGGTAGACGACTTCGCGGCGGTCTATCGCAAGGCGAAGGAACTGGGAATCCTCGATCGGACGACGTTTGGGCACCATCTCTATGAGCTACCCGGCAACAACGCCCAAATGTATCTCCGAGACCCTGCTGGGAACCTTATCGAAGTGGACTATCCGGACGTCAGTGATCTGCCGGACGACGTGCGGGCGGACATGCGGCGGCTCGCGGATAAGCATCCGCAGAGCGAGGAGAACCTACGCGCCACGCTCTTCCTCCGCTGA
- a CDS encoding GNAT family N-acetyltransferase produces the protein MAGIEVRRAGRGDIADVVRLRWEMCVEQGVADADDQEGYDRYAAALHDFLERWIDDVQCRVFVAVDEGSGKRVAMAALWLWPVLPWPGGLAQWQGHVTSVYTIPGYRRRGIARRLMGAVRDAAAAHGATRLVLETTPMSAPLYQDLGFVASRIVELRLDSAEDRD, from the coding sequence GTGGCGGGGATCGAGGTTCGACGGGCGGGGCGGGGTGACATCGCGGACGTGGTGCGCCTGCGGTGGGAGATGTGTGTCGAGCAGGGGGTGGCCGACGCGGACGACCAGGAGGGGTATGACCGCTACGCGGCGGCGCTGCACGACTTCCTGGAGCGCTGGATCGACGATGTGCAGTGCCGCGTCTTCGTCGCGGTCGATGAGGGCAGCGGGAAGCGAGTGGCGATGGCGGCGCTGTGGCTCTGGCCGGTGTTGCCCTGGCCCGGCGGGCTGGCGCAGTGGCAGGGGCACGTCACCAGCGTCTATACCATCCCCGGCTACCGGCGGCGCGGCATCGCCCGGCGGCTGATGGGCGCGGTACGGGACGCCGCGGCGGCACACGGCGCGACGCGGCTGGTGCTGGAGACGACACCGATGAGCGCGCCGCTCTACCAGGATCTGGGCTTCGTGGCGAGCAGAATCGTCGAGCTGCGCCTTGATTCCGCGGAGGATCGGGATTAG
- a CDS encoding xanthine dehydrogenase family protein molybdopterin-binding subunit: protein MAETTTNRPKWIGQSLKRVEDPRFLRGKGRYIDDIQLPNMAVAAVLRSPHAHARIVRIDTSAAERLPGVHVVVTGKDVAERMAPLPTFAVGPIYQHLLAVDKVRHVGEGVAAVVAENRYIAEDACDLIEVEYEPLPPVVDPFEAMKPDAPLVHEALGSNIAYARTFTFGEFERDFADADHIVRAKLYWPRSSGMPMETNGAIGDYDEGTGLLTVYANSMSFTYFQWLIATSLKIPASKLRVVPINAGGSFGSKFFMHKVPTMAGFLSMVAGRPVKYIEDRIEHILANDHCGSDRHYDVALAVDRDGTMRALKISCVDDYGAYLQFGTGTHGNALAQVTGPYRIPSVQYELTAVLTNKNQQGAYRGFGSEVNNWVLERMVDFASQELGIDPVEIRRKNFIRPDEFPYRSPTGNIYDSGNYEGVLEKALALADYDHWVAERERARKEGRYLGIGIVTAQERSVFSSTEFWFWFDKPEFPVTSSPESATVTIDPTGKFVVTLHSLAFWGNSPETVAAQVVAEQFDIDPRDVVITYADSQRALPGTGPGGSRYTVMVTGALVGASERLKDKIKKIAAHRLDVSPEDLEFREGKVQVKGAPDRSLTLSEIALSAYMFKLALPEDVESGLEASFTYDHPYTTLPSPDRKDLGVFYPFMGHACHIAVVEVDPETGQFIYHKYAAVADAGTVVNPMTLDGHLTGGTAQGLGTALYEEYVYDENGQMLTANFMDYLVPTAMEVPPIAIDHQETPSPYTPYGIKGAGEGGRMMAPGVITSAIENALAPFGIRITELPITPSKLVQWIEESKARGQSTAS from the coding sequence ATGGCTGAGACGACGACCAATCGGCCGAAATGGATCGGCCAGAGCTTGAAGCGAGTGGAGGATCCTCGCTTCCTGCGAGGCAAGGGCCGCTACATCGACGACATTCAACTGCCCAATATGGCGGTTGCCGCAGTGCTACGCAGTCCTCACGCCCATGCGCGTATCGTGCGCATCGATACGAGTGCCGCGGAGCGGCTTCCCGGTGTCCATGTGGTCGTAACCGGGAAAGACGTTGCCGAGCGCATGGCGCCGCTTCCGACGTTCGCCGTGGGACCGATCTATCAGCACCTCCTGGCAGTGGACAAGGTGCGCCACGTCGGTGAGGGTGTCGCGGCGGTGGTCGCTGAGAACCGGTATATCGCCGAGGATGCTTGCGACCTCATCGAGGTCGAGTACGAGCCGCTTCCCCCCGTTGTGGATCCGTTCGAGGCGATGAAGCCGGACGCGCCGCTGGTTCATGAAGCGCTGGGCAGCAACATTGCTTATGCCCGCACCTTTACTTTCGGTGAGTTCGAACGGGATTTCGCCGACGCTGACCACATCGTGCGCGCCAAGCTCTACTGGCCTCGTTCGAGCGGGATGCCGATGGAGACGAACGGCGCCATCGGCGACTATGACGAGGGCACCGGACTCCTGACGGTCTACGCCAACTCGATGAGCTTCACCTACTTCCAGTGGTTGATCGCCACGTCCTTGAAGATCCCGGCTAGTAAGCTCAGGGTCGTACCGATCAACGCGGGCGGCAGTTTCGGCTCGAAGTTCTTCATGCATAAAGTGCCGACGATGGCTGGGTTCCTCTCGATGGTCGCGGGCCGCCCCGTGAAATACATCGAGGACCGCATCGAGCACATTCTCGCCAACGACCACTGTGGCTCCGACCGTCACTACGATGTGGCACTAGCGGTCGACCGCGACGGAACCATGCGAGCCCTCAAGATCTCCTGCGTCGACGACTATGGCGCCTATCTCCAGTTCGGCACGGGGACACATGGCAATGCGCTGGCACAGGTCACGGGGCCGTATCGCATTCCGAGCGTCCAGTACGAGCTGACTGCCGTGCTGACCAACAAGAACCAACAGGGAGCATACCGAGGCTTCGGTTCCGAGGTCAACAACTGGGTGCTGGAACGGATGGTCGACTTCGCGTCCCAGGAACTCGGGATCGACCCAGTCGAGATCCGGCGCAAGAACTTCATCCGCCCCGACGAGTTTCCCTACCGGAGTCCGACGGGGAACATCTACGACAGCGGCAACTACGAGGGCGTGCTCGAGAAGGCGCTCGCCTTGGCTGACTACGACCACTGGGTTGCCGAGCGGGAACGGGCGCGGAAGGAAGGGCGCTACCTGGGCATCGGAATTGTGACAGCGCAGGAGCGTAGCGTCTTCAGCTCTACTGAGTTCTGGTTCTGGTTCGACAAGCCGGAATTCCCGGTCACCAGCAGTCCGGAAAGCGCCACGGTCACGATTGACCCCACGGGCAAGTTCGTCGTCACGCTCCACTCGCTCGCCTTCTGGGGGAACAGCCCGGAGACGGTCGCAGCTCAGGTGGTAGCCGAGCAGTTCGATATTGATCCCAGGGACGTCGTCATCACCTATGCCGACTCTCAACGTGCCCTTCCGGGAACGGGGCCGGGTGGATCCCGCTACACAGTCATGGTGACAGGGGCACTAGTGGGGGCATCAGAGCGCCTCAAGGACAAGATCAAGAAGATTGCGGCGCACCGGCTCGATGTGAGCCCGGAGGATCTGGAATTCCGCGAAGGCAAGGTCCAGGTAAAGGGCGCCCCCGATCGCTCGCTGACGCTCAGCGAGATCGCCCTGAGCGCCTACATGTTCAAGCTCGCTCTCCCCGAGGATGTGGAGAGCGGTCTTGAGGCGAGCTTCACCTACGACCACCCTTACACCACTCTCCCCTCGCCGGACCGCAAGGACCTCGGTGTGTTCTACCCCTTCATGGGGCACGCCTGCCACATCGCGGTCGTCGAGGTGGACCCGGAGACCGGCCAGTTCATCTACCACAAGTATGCGGCCGTTGCCGACGCTGGGACAGTGGTGAACCCGATGACACTGGACGGTCACCTGACCGGTGGAACCGCGCAGGGACTCGGCACCGCACTGTACGAGGAGTACGTGTACGACGAGAACGGCCAGATGCTGACGGCCAATTTCATGGACTACCTCGTGCCGACCGCGATGGAGGTGCCGCCGATCGCCATCGATCACCAAGAGACGCCGTCACCCTACACACCGTATGGAATCAAGGGCGCTGGGGAGGGCGGCCGCATGATGGCGCCGGGCGTCATCACGTCGGCCATCGAGAACGCCCTAGCGCCGTTCGGGATACGCATTACCGAGCTACCGATTACGCCCAGCAAGCTGGTGCAGTGGATCGAAGAGAGTAAGGCTCGGGGACAATCGACGGCCAGCTAG
- a CDS encoding (2Fe-2S)-binding protein, producing the protein MTVVEKRQITVTVNGREYQASVEPRRTLADFLREDLHLPGTHLGCEHGVCGNCTVLLDGRSVRSCLMFAIQADGHEILTVEGLSSNGDLHPLQEAFWEHHALQCGFCTPAMLLTAYEYLRQNPTPGSDEEIREAISGVLCRCTGYQNIVTAVRAAAASMTTSDPATDTRSVVD; encoded by the coding sequence ATGACCGTGGTAGAGAAGCGCCAGATCACGGTAACCGTTAATGGACGGGAATATCAAGCCTCAGTAGAGCCGCGACGCACGCTTGCAGACTTCCTCCGGGAGGATCTTCATCTGCCCGGCACGCATCTCGGCTGTGAACACGGGGTATGCGGCAACTGCACCGTCCTGCTCGACGGCCGAAGTGTCCGCTCGTGCCTGATGTTTGCAATCCAGGCCGATGGCCACGAGATCCTGACCGTGGAGGGCCTGTCCTCAAACGGAGACCTTCACCCGCTGCAAGAGGCCTTCTGGGAGCATCACGCGTTGCAGTGTGGGTTCTGCACTCCCGCGATGCTTCTGACCGCCTACGAGTACCTACGGCAGAACCCAACCCCCGGTAGCGACGAGGAGATCCGGGAAGCGATCAGCGGTGTCCTCTGCCGTTGCACCGGCTATCAGAACATCGTGACTGCCGTCCGCGCAGCTGCGGCTTCGATGACCACGTCGGACCCGGCGACGGACACCCGGTCGGTGGTCGATTGA
- a CDS encoding class I SAM-dependent methyltransferase, with amino-acid sequence MPVQFTARELRAKYDAVAPVFDRMEAIMEVLGLRRWRRGLVREATGRVLEVAAGTGRNFPFYPEGIDLTAVDISPGMLAVARARARKIGRPVDLIIADAERLPFPDRSFDTVVSTMSVCTFPDPVTALREMGRVCRPGGRILLLEHGRSSVGWIGRWQDRRADRNAQYVGCHWNREPYELAREAGLQPIKARRRLLGIFHLMRLQPAA; translated from the coding sequence ATGCCGGTTCAGTTCACCGCTCGGGAGCTGCGGGCGAAGTACGATGCGGTCGCCCCGGTCTTCGACCGGATGGAGGCGATCATGGAGGTGCTGGGCCTGCGGCGCTGGCGGCGGGGATTGGTCCGCGAGGCGACCGGCCGGGTGCTGGAGGTCGCGGCCGGGACGGGGCGCAACTTCCCGTTTTACCCGGAGGGGATTGATCTCACGGCGGTGGATATCAGTCCGGGGATGCTGGCCGTGGCGCGAGCGCGGGCCCGCAAGATCGGCCGCCCGGTCGACTTGATCATCGCCGACGCCGAGCGTCTCCCGTTTCCCGACCGTTCCTTCGATACCGTCGTCTCCACGATGAGCGTTTGCACCTTCCCCGATCCGGTCACCGCGCTGCGGGAGATGGGTCGTGTCTGCCGTCCGGGTGGGCGCATCCTCTTGCTGGAGCACGGACGGAGCAGCGTGGGGTGGATCGGTCGCTGGCAGGACCGGCGGGCGGACCGTAACGCGCAGTACGTCGGCTGCCATTGGAACCGCGAGCCGTACGAGCTAGCGCGGGAGGCCGGGCTCCAGCCGATCAAGGCACGGCGCCGCCTGCTTGGCATCTTCCACCTGATGCGGCTGCAGCCGGCGGCGTGA